In Paramormyrops kingsleyae isolate MSU_618 chromosome 18, PKINGS_0.4, whole genome shotgun sequence, the DNA window TGAATGATGGGGATCCTTCACCCACCGTAGGAACCCAGTCGTCTTTTAAACCCTGAAGACACTCAAGTTGCCTTTAGAAGCTCATCTCTCGCCCTCCCTTCCTCACTCCCCCTAACACATATTTTTGTTTCCCTCCCTCCATCAGAGATACGGTTCCTCCTCTTTTCGCccttctctccttccctctctaaCAAGGTCTTTCCCCCTGAGCATGTAATTGTAACCAGAGGTCCGCGGTGTTAACCCCGAAGGTGCTGGACCAAACTACAACCTGCCAGTTTCTCACAGTTCCCCGTTCATTAACTAGCACTGATGAATAAAAGAAGCAGTCTGACTGCTGATGCGATGCTTCCTTGTTAAGAGGGACACCCCCGAATAGAAGTGTTCAATCTGGCTGCAGCTCTGAATCCTGAGCCTGGCTGTGTACCTACCTATGTTTATAGCATGTGATGGGGATTTGGAGAGCAGCACCTGAACTATACTGATGTCACTCCAGATTGGTGAGGGAGTCCTTCTGGGGGCGGGACTTAACCCTCTGCCAGGAACAGCACCACGGCCTTTAGATTTAGTGGTGGGGGGTTGGGTTACGTTCTACCGTTTGTTCCAGAGGGTATTATTTCACCGCCACACTGGCCGAATGAGATCAGGGCTGTAAATAAACACTGCTTCCATGGCGACCGGGTGAAAAGCGCCATCTTTTCTCCGCTCTCGACGGCAGCCCTGGAGACAGAGACCGGCTTTGATAGCCCTTGGATCGCAAATAATGGATGAGGCAGAGAGCGAGAATGAAACGGGGCCTGTCAGGACCCTCACATTGGCCAGGGTCAGGTTAACTCCTTATCGCCCAGCAGGTGAAGTACCTGGGCACAGGGTAATCCGACCGCAGAATGCATcagagcaaggggggggggaggggggggggaccataagggagggaggggggaataAAGTCATGTCTACTTGTTTTCTTTCAAAAACTCATACTTAACATTTCAGGCTTTAAGAATGCAAGTTTTATCAGTTTACTTTAAATTATGTGTAGATTATTTTTGCATTCTTCATGATATTCCAAaacttacaccccccccccatcagcaaaATTGGGATGGCGAGTGTTGTGGGCAAAAAAGTTCGATAAtctgacagtgtttcccaagccagtcctcagggaccctcagATAATTGAGATTTTTCAGCTCCCAGCTAATCAAGAACACATGCAgggttgagaaacacccaaaacaacaaaaaaatctttatcTGTTAATTGTTACCATGATCAGCTAGCAGAAACAAATGtctttgggattttttttcccctcaacccagtcctcaggaagCCTGAGCCAGTGCACATTTTTCCTCCCCTGCTCCCAGCACAAGTGTGTTGGAGCAAAAATGCAGACTGTCTGGGGTCTCCAAGGATTCAGTTTTGAATCAGTGTTTCAGAGAACCAAGTTATTGAAAAAGAATTTAGGAGAGTCATAATGCACACATTTAATTTGGGTCCTGCTGAAACGGAGTGTCATTTTAGAAATCATTCTCTCCTCATCCTCATCtaggttttttttcttacatCCATCCCTCTCGGGCTGAGAGAAATGAGAATCAGGACAGAAGACGGTGGAAACTCCACActttatttttatgtacatataaaaatacatcataCCTCTTTAACAATGTTCACAAACAGAATGGTTCCGGTGAGCACTTGAGCTGGGCAGTTCCAGGAATCCAGGAAGGAACACCTCTGTTTGCACGGTAAGTTCAGtaaaaaacgaaaataaaaggtATGATGTAAAGGTACGAAACCATAAAGTCAGCAACCTACAGATGGACAGAACGACGTCATCGTCTCTGGGCGCAACCCCGCCCTCAGTTTTTATTAAAACTGTTCCAGGTCACAAGAAACAATTCTTTGCGTTTTAGGAAAAAGAAAAGACTTAAAATTGTAGTCtttaagaataaataaaaattattctaAAGCCCCCCCAAAGTAACCAGTTTCCTCAGGAGTCCCTGACTATTACCTCCAGCTCGTCATCGCCGTGGCGACCACCTCGCTCTCCGAGGCGTTTGAAGAAGGACACAAAGGCAGAGCCGTCCTGCCTCTCCGACTTAGCTGCTATGGGCTTCTGCCGCCGCTGGAACAGGTGACCCAGACGGAAACCGGGGACAGGCTCAGTGATCCCACCGTCTTCTTGGGGACTGGAGGCAATCCCCAGGTCCTGGGCAGCCCCCCCCGGCTCGTGGTCACCGGACAACGAGAGCGCCGTGTGTATGGAGGCCTCTCCTGCGATTGGGGAGGACAGAAAGCTGTCCACAGATTTCCTTTTTGCCACCAGGTCCTGGGGAGAGGGTGTGGATCGCGTCAGGGATGTGGCTTCGGTtggagggggcgtggcctggATGGGAGTTGAGGGTGCCGAGTGCAGCTCGCACCAAGATGCCGAGAGGGGCATGGAGATGGTGTGACGGCGGGTGGACTTGGGAGTCGTCATGGGCGACAGGCTCAGGATGGTCCGGGGACTGCCTTCGTCCTGAGGAATGCGACTGGCCGGCGAAGTGGCTGCTCCGCCGGGTGACCATGACACTTGGAGGGGGGACTCCCCAGGAAGCAGGCTGCCCCAACGCATCCGGTACGCTAGCACCTCCCCGGAGGCCTCCGGCGTCCTCGGCACCTCCTCTGCTACTTCCGCGTCCgcctcatcttcctcctccaACGAGAGCTGGCCACGCTTCTCCAGCCGAGAGCTGCAACTGTTCCACTTGGGGAGCGAAGCCTGGCTCCTCGACTTGCGGGCTTTAGGGGTCGGCGTGTCGTTGATGGAGGGCGGCCCGTCCCGGGGCACGCTGGATCTCAAATCCTGCATGGAAGACCAGCTGCTCAGCTGTGGTTCCCCTCGTTCTGGGCTACCTGCATTCCCGAGCTCATCAGTCCGGCCCGCTTTCCGCCGAGCGCAGTGGCTGGTCAAGTAGGTGTGCAGGAGACTCTCCAGAGCCACACTTTCCATGTCACGCTCCGTCCTGGAGCAGGTGGCCGTGGAACGCCGCTTGGCAACGCTGCGCTGTCTTTCCTGCTGCCTCCTCCGTTCCTCAACTTCCTCACGCTCGTGGTTCTCCTGCATGGAAGGAAGGGAATCCAATAGTCAGCTTCCTTCACTTAGCCACCATGATCCTAACCAAATGacttccatttaaactagataAAATGCAACATGCAAGTTTAGTTCCATGGAGCGCGACCTTGCTCTTCCAGTACTAGCAACCTTTTGCAGAacagtgccctctgctggccaaacggggcaCAGCCTTACCTGCAGAGCCCGCGTGAACTTCTCACAAAAGGAGTGGAAGATGAAGCAGCATTCATCCAGCTTGAAGAGGCTGGGGTCCTCACAGAAGTACTCTGCCACCACATGACTGACTGAGCTCAGGGCCTGGAAGGACGACTCTGCCGCAGTCACCTGGGACTCCGCTTCCTGGAGGCAAATGAGGGGGGGCGCGGTCAAGACGACGACATGACGACATTTTCATTGGACTGCTGTTGCATATTTGCTTGACTCGCAGGCGAAATGCTGAATTATTCAAGTGCAAAAAATTCCCAAATTGGACATTTAACCAAAAGTATGTCTCACAAAAAGTATTAAGTACATGGCTAAAAAAATCAAACTGGAAAATAAAAAGGCACAAAGCGAGTGAGTTACTTAACAGTACAACCAAGCTAATAccccattttaaaaatattgcccaatacagtaaaaaaaaaaaaaaacacatactcAGCACACTCAACATACTCGGCACACTCAACATACTCTTCTGAGTGTCTCTTATGAGGTAGTTAAAGGGTCTTTGTGCTGCCATCTGACATGCAAACCTTATCTTTGCAAATTTTGCAAAAGACTGTTTGCTCTGTGTCGGTTTTGGAAAATCCAAACAAGTTACATATTACCGATGTCAAATTCTCTGCAGGGACCATGAGGTCCATGTTGCCAAATTGGGAACGTGCAGCATgttgggaggagggggggcgaAAGGGAGAGAGGGGAAGAAATCCGAAGCACCACCGAGACGGATTTGGCTACAGCGTAAGATGCGTGTATGAGACATACAACTGCAAACTGACAGTATGTGCACTGTAGCGCAATACTAACGCTGTCTCCGCAACGGCAGACTGTGAAGACATTTTAATCGTTCACGGTCTAATATCGTCAAATCGCACACACCTAAAATTCTCAGCCTCACAATAGAGAAAGATGCCCCCCCTATTATAAGCAAGCCTATTTGCACAATACCCTAAACACCAGAAGTCGATGAAGTCGTGACGGAAGTCCACATGATGCATGCCCCCTCACCATGAAAAAGCTCTCCATCTGCATTTGCAGTTCCTGGTGCTTGCTGGCGTTCGCCCTCGCTTCCAGAACGTTCTCCACCTGCCTCTGGAAGTCCATCTCCACTTCCTGCTTATTGATTCTGTGCAGGGAAGTCGCATGCAGCATCCACGTTAGTCAGTGCATCCACACCAGTCCCGCCCAGAGACATACCCAAGCCCTTCAGAGTCTCAGGAAGTCTCGCACCTGGCTGCGGCTCTGATGTGTGGAAGCTGCTCAGGGAACTTCAGCAAGGCAGCGTCTATCTCCTGTGCTTGCTGAGAATGAGGGAAAAGGACAGAGGACAAGAGGGTCATTCTCACAAAGCATTAAGGTTACATAATGACTTCAATGAGTTTGGAGAATCAAATTGTACaatcaagtaaaaaaaaataataataataataaagtaaaaatatatattttgggTTATatgaaataaagtttaaatatttaaaaaaaataaatctagtTTTGTGTTATTGATCTTAAATCTGTCATGGgaaatggtttaaaaaaaatgtaatggaaaaaacCATCAAACAGAGCAGCAAATAATTTTACTATAAAAAGGTGACGTCAACTGCTCTACaccaaattaaaattaaattaaaaaaagatagaGGGATTAAACAACAAAACAAGAATGTATTGTGCTTTTTTATTGGAAAAATTCACACGTGTGTTCTCATGACCCATAAGAACGTGGCATGGAGACCACGTACAGCCCTTTGTGACTGATAGCGGGAGAATAGGTCCCCAGTCTTTACCATGGCCACGTAGTGCATGAGGTTCATGCCTGGCTTGTTGGCCTTTGTGTCTACCAGCTTCAGCAGGGAGGACATCCGGAAGCCAATAGCACTGCCAGCATAGCCGccctggtggtggggggttggggggggggggggcggacagCAATCAACCATCATGATCATTAAAAGGCTTCTGACAAACCAATACACAAGGCTAGACTGCTGGAGCTTCACATTTGTGCATCGTAGACCCTAACGAAAGAACGTACATCAAGGCAGGTGTCAAGTCCCACTCAAACAGTCGGCTAAGCCATGCACCTGACTGGCCACAGTGGAAGCTGACACCTCACCGGCGTTTAAACTTACAGCGTTCATGTAGTTGCCGGCTTTCAGTACCAGCCGGATGACCGAGTGCAGGTCGTCACAGTTCAGCAGCTCTGGAGAGAAGACGCAGCGGTCAGCAACGCAgtgcaccccccccaaccccggcAAGAAGGCAGCCTTGTGTAAAAACGGGTCAGAGGTATGGATACGGATACGGGGGGGGCACCCCGGCGGCTGGGGACGCCGACGTCACCGTTCGGTACGAGCATGATCGCCTCTTATCGTGCCTTACCGTTGGCAGCCGTCGTCATGACGGTGATGGCCTCCTTTATCTCCTCCATCATCGGAGAGAACTCCTCCTTGAGGACCATGCTGTGGAGCCGCTCCTCGTAGCTGCAAGGAATCATGGGATAGGGAAGGATCTGTTTAGGAGGTTCCTACAGCACATCACAGAACCACACATAGTTTAGCCATGGACAGAACAGGTAGTAGCTTAGAGACCCCGAACTACCTCCGTTGCATGGGTAGTGAAATGATCATCACTGTtcttaatgggggggggggggctcaaaaGTAGGGCTTTACCTAGGGGCCCTGAGAAGATAGAGGCGTTCTTGGATAACGGCGATGACCAAAAAGGTAACAAGGTAACAAGTACTTACCCAGGCACCTTAACCAGCTTAACCATGAAGTGATCCGCCTCGGTCAGCTGGCAGCAGTCTCCGTTAAACGCACTCAGCATCTTCACCTGAAGGCAAACAGGACATAACCATGTCAGACGCACTGTTTATATAACCAGACTGCAGCTGCCACTTCTCTGCATAACGGTGAATTCGGTATCTATTTCAAGGTCATGTGGCAGCAGACGGGGCTCCCTCAATGATGAAAGTAGCGCTCATTGTCCCATGTTTGAAGATAAGAGTGTCGgctcacctcctccagctcaggCAGAAGCTTGCACAACTCTCTCAACTTGCCCGTCCCAAAAGCCTTCCAGTTGCCTTGTCGGATGTCTCCGATCAATTCCATTACTGGCCTACAAAGGTCACAGAAAGCAAATAGATTTCCTTTAACAGTGCCCTGGGGTCCAGCTGCACAAGGCAAGGAGACATCTCAAAATAATTCCACAGAAGCTGGCCAGCACAGACcaattgttttataaaaatccctAAAAACAGTTTTCTTTTCTAGGTGGTTAAATCCATGTCCCATTTGGGGCTAAAATTCAGAGTCTATACCTCTGTAAAACAAACTAACTGTACATTATTCACAGTGAAAACCCAATAACAAAAGCACTCAGAGCAGGGGCAAAGCTAGGATATTTTAAGGTGGGGAGGGCATAAGAGGgggcataattcatacagaggcgCCAGCCTTATcagccaatgaaatgttttgagTTCGCCACTGACAGGGAGGGGCACGCTGgtagccaatcagctttcagctgaagCCAGTGGCCCTGCCCCTGTATACATCACTGACTCATGGATACTCAGTGATGTTCTCTCAGTGCATAAACAGTGTCAGGATCTGGTCCCTTTCCAGTCACTGCCAGCAGTATTTACTCATAGGTGCTCACCTTTTGAATTGTTTCAGAAAGATGCCAATGTTCATGCACTTCTTGGAATTTAGGATGGAAATCTGTAAGAAGGAACGTGGCTGTTAAATTCCTCTATTTCACCAGAAGTACATTAAAGCAATTTAACAGTGAATAAGAAAGAAAGCCACATTATCTAGGCCTGAAAACTGACATAATACGGTTAttcatgcaagaagcacattTCCTTCTAAAATTACAACGATTATTTCAGGACTCCAACAAACCAAGCGGTTCCTTCTACAAACAGAACCCAAACAAAATTCACCACTACACAATAGTGCCCCTCCTGCAACCacggaaacaggacacagaatTCCAGCCAAATCAGAAGTAGCTCTCATTAAAAAGCATATACTTGCTGAACAGTTTGCTCAGAACACAATTAATGTTGTCATGATCAAAGAGCATCATATTTTGAACGAGGGCAGACTAGGAGCAATGGAAGAGAGGAGACAGAGACCCATACCAGCTTGGCACTGCCACACTCAATGTTTCCCTGGTTCAACTAATCAGCAAAACAGTTTATTACAGagctattcaaatcacagtccGCTACGacagagccctgctgatttCCCAGCCCTCCTTTACCCgtgagtcaggtgtgaagcctctgtggccaatcagaatcagtaattattaaaccaactgaaaacaaggcctggatttggaatggaGGTGCAGATTCGAAGAGCCCTGGCTTATTGTAATATCACAGGTTATGTGTTATGAAGTTTCGTTTCTTTCCTCTGTCACTGCTCATGTCCACCTTctcaggtgtgggggggggggggggggggttggaggatGTACAGTATCAGGACCTCATCAACCTGCCCTTTTCAGAAATACATCCATCTGTCATTATGTAAATTAGTGCGCCCCAAATGAGGCAAGTTCAGCTGCCAATGTCACATTTGGCGTTCTGGATGTTGGTTGTCTTAAATTTCACAGGGCAAGAAAAATGGATGCAGAAATGACCATGTACATCAagggtgtccaatcttatctgcaaagggccggtatgtatgcgggttttcgctgcaactccctaattagattactaattagaggactgattggctgaagagtcctcacacctgggtttgaacagctgacctgcaggttatcccaaaaacctgcgtacacaccggccctttgcagataagattgaaCACCCCTGATGTACATACATCAGCCATCATCAGCAACAGCCATTAAAAAGGCACCAAATGATCCTGGTAATTTTACCATTTTATCTCGTAGCAAGATAAGAACATTATTGTTGCATAGAATGTATTGCTATTGGCTGCCAGTTTTGCATATGGGCATATTTACATCTGATATCCTGTCCTATATataggcacacagacacaaaggtATGTCCTAAATATGGCtgcaaaattctgggaattttccaTTAATCATCATATATTCCCCATAATTCCCAAGGAAAGTTTCCAACTTCCAAAatccccagcttaacttcccatggaatggaaagtttccagAAATGTACCACCTGTCTGCAACCCTAGTCCTAAACCACAATCCCCTTCTGCAATTCTGTGGCCTGGTGGTTCCTTTCAGGAAGTGGGGGTTACTGTTTGCATCTTTTGTAATGCAATACGATTATAGTACTTTCCATCTGACCGCAAACTAGCACCGTTTCCATGATTCTAAGTATTCGCACACCATGTCATGCTGCTCCTCAACACTGCTGATGCTGAACTTTGCCCTAAAGTTCATTTACAGTGAAAATAGTATCTTCTTATCCCTCCCCCTCCAGAACCCTCCACACATAAATCAAGAAACTACATCAAGCAAACTGCATTCCAATTAACTAGGCAATATGTGGGGTATCAATGATCAATCAACCTGAAGCATTATGGGCAGTAGGgacagggggcggggcttgcaCGCACCATCTCTGTTGTCATGGTAACACTTGTGCCCTTGCAGTCACTGATGGGCCGGGCAGCTTCACAGCGGCTGAAGAGCTCCTCCATGTACTTTGTGTCCAGCGGGAAATCCTCACGTGCCCGCGAGGCCGTCCACACGTTGCGCTTGCCCAGTACGCGTTGCCACGGTAACGTATCCCAGTTGAAGTTGCGCATCTTGGACTGGCGGTGGGCAGCCCGGCTGAAATGGCCACCTCGCACGCCGACGGCATCGGTCGGACCAGGTGGGGGAGGCGGAAGAGGGGGCGGcggaggagggggaggaggtgCGCCCATGGTCAAGGATGCCACCTCACCTGGTGAGGGCTTAGAAGGGAGAGGAGACGGAGGCTGGCCGACGAGCATGGCGACATCACCATCCATCAGAGATGTGCGGGTGgctggggggtttggggggggacAGAGGCAGCAAGCTGCCAACTCAGTCACCCTTCAGAAAGCAAATCCAAAATCAACTTTAAGTGTCAAGGGTAATTGTGAATGACAGCAGAGTCCTCCCGTCCTCTCTCTTCTTCCAGATGTGACTGTAACAAAGACACAGAAACGTTTCCAAATTACAATAATTATaaggaattattttttttcccgttAAATATAATTTGCACATATTCCTTTGCTTTGGTCCTGCACCAGTAAACATTTTGCGTCAAACACACCTGAGGTGTTATATCGCGGACGGGCTACGCGGAGTGAAACTCGCCAACATGCCCGCAGTTACGCTGCTCCGGTTATCCGATTCGTGGAAACGACAACGCGAATCCAAGGCGTCCGGCAGCCGCCGCAAACTGCCCAGTTTTGCATGTGCATCACAAGCAACAGAGGACCATCTTAATGATAACGGCAGCAGTTTCACTATAAGATCCgacatttaaaaaacatatttcagaaAGTTTCCGAAAACGGGTAACAGTTACAGGTGCACGGAAGCTGCGGTACAGGAACTCAAACGCCACAAAACAAACACCAAGTTACTTTCGGCTAAAAATGCTCGGCAATTCAGATCCATTTGTATTCATTTGGAGTTTCATTAACACCCGTCTGCTTTAGCATGGCACTGGAACCGGCATTATCCAGCCGCCAAACTACGCTTTGAAAGAAACAGGCATTTATTTATCATCATTTTCATCCAAATTTGTCCCGATTCCTCCCTTAAAGTCTATTTGGAGTAACAGTTGACCATCCCGCTCCtactttttgttatttaatttcaCAATGTTTATATAAACGTATTATTAACATTCAATACAAACAAACTAGACAACGCAAAAAGAACAAAGTCGGAAAACAAGGCCAGCACAGAAAAAGAGGAGCGTTAAGAGGGAATTGAtgtaataaacagaaaaacGGCTAATTGACGGCCGCGGACAACCTCTTAACAGTCTGGGAGGGACTTTAAAAAATGCATCAATTTAAAAAAGCCGATTAGGGAGCTTTAAATGATGGGAAACACTCACCAGGTAGCGGCTTCCCCTTGGCATTAACACAGTCCACCCTCGTTCCCCAGCAGCGCGACCACCGGCCGCCCGAAGCCGCCCTCCTTTACGCCGCCGCCAGCGCCGCCCACAATCGATGGTCCCGCTCCGTCCCGCATCCGCAATTAACTCCTTCGGCTCCCGGAGCGCATAGACAATGAGCAGGACGAAACCGCGGCCCCTGCCTCGAAATAACATGGAACCTATGAATACCTACGAGTACCTATGAATATCAATGAGACGCAAAAAGGATATTTCGGTGGTATCTATTAGATCACAATGCCAGATTGTATTAGATCACAATGCCAAtgctttttatattttgtttgcaaTTAGTTGCACTTGTAGCCTATTATTTTACTGGCATCATCGTCCGTGTGCTGTTTTATAGATTGAGCTGGCTTAtttgcagggttgccaactttggtcacctggctggagtgagatacTCAGTTTGAAACAAGTCTACAGACACATgtacacgcatttacatgtaggcAGCAGTTTTACTGccctgtaaatagtctgtagggtttgcaaagcTTACGATGTATATAATGGGATAATATAGATTGCCGTGTGATTTCCTGCATTtacgtgagagttggcagccctgcattTGCAGACACTCCCGGTCTGCATCGGCGTTTTCAAAGAACGAAAGAAGCACTGATACCATCAAATGTGTTTGAAAGGAAGGTGTTAGTGGGTTCAGTTAGGCTGCTAATTGGATTAGTTTGGCTCATCAACAAACAATAGCCACGTCCGATTGATCAGTCTATGTATCTTTAAAGCGTAATTACAGAACTATTTGTAGATCCGTAAAGTTACGCTTGTAACAAATAATCTACCTCCAGTAATATCAAAAGTTACATTTAT includes these proteins:
- the fhdc3 gene encoding FH2 domain containing 3, whose product is MDGDVAMLVGQPPSPLPSKPSPGEVASLTMGAPPPPPPPPPLPPPPPGPTDAVGVRGGHFSRAAHRQSKMRNFNWDTLPWQRVLGKRNVWTASRAREDFPLDTKYMEELFSRCEAARPISDCKGTSVTMTTEMISILNSKKCMNIGIFLKQFKRPVMELIGDIRQGNWKAFGTGKLRELCKLLPELEEVKMLSAFNGDCCQLTEADHFMVKLVKVPGYEERLHSMVLKEEFSPMMEEIKEAITVMTTAANELLNCDDLHSVIRLVLKAGNYMNAGGYAGSAIGFRMSSLLKLVDTKANKPGMNLMHYVAMQAQEIDAALLKFPEQLPHIRAAARINKQEVEMDFQRQVENVLEARANASKHQELQMQMESFFMEAESQVTAAESSFQALSSVSHVVAEYFCEDPSLFKLDECCFIFHSFCEKFTRALQENHEREEVEERRRQQERQRSVAKRRSTATCSRTERDMESVALESLLHTYLTSHCARRKAGRTDELGNAGSPERGEPQLSSWSSMQDLRSSVPRDGPPSINDTPTPKARKSRSQASLPKWNSCSSRLEKRGQLSLEEEDEADAEVAEEVPRTPEASGEVLAYRMRWGSLLPGESPLQVSWSPGGAATSPASRIPQDEGSPRTILSLSPMTTPKSTRRHTISMPLSASWCELHSAPSTPIQATPPPTEATSLTRSTPSPQDLVAKRKSVDSFLSSPIAGEASIHTALSLSGDHEPGGAAQDLGIASSPQEDGGITEPVPGFRLGHLFQRRQKPIAAKSERQDGSAFVSFFKRLGERGGRHGDDELEVIVRDS